From Coffea arabica cultivar ET-39 chromosome 2e, Coffea Arabica ET-39 HiFi, whole genome shotgun sequence, the proteins below share one genomic window:
- the LOC113732107 gene encoding uncharacterized protein isoform X3, giving the protein MPSPSIPRSKSAPRISTTPLSPSHSDVTSRWTSTSENSSRTWPKKVGNFIARKTGSSSSSKKSILTEESLKEFNRLNEILEQKRHFSSSPYYKGLTYSSLVISRQRPSLPSPDTESNAGSFMSSSSKTSFVYKMQEWGSSCFTSKDKEANISQPKSSSSNSKNSRDTITPIRSLSSSTLSKQGSTPATTNTRYRCTKTAKELGSESEKLGSISTKITSTTSTDAAIAILNKGKPLRERVLVPPSPPPTPPHPGPQIIPPAPAPTQILQPQPTLQPPQTSSRPTITPSQTSPTEKIVQEKETNKPENERKFMWADKYRPFALKDFISNHSKALELQATVKSENCSHFIFEGQPGVGKRTMIWAFLREAFGEDRVEGEAVSSINVNIKHSSMHVEINLSELRGYEKHVIVELIKEKSDKSSSEALQCNPDNCRGTARILFNESNSTTSNARQNDFPFFIHTYAAIILYEVDKLPTEALLYIKWLLERYKGCNKLFFCCSDASKIHPLTSLCTLVQLLPPSTEEIIKVLEFIAQQEGITLPHQLAAKIAKSSKNNLRQAIRSFEATWQFNSVLKENQEIMIGWEDDIAKIARNIIDEQSPKQLYNIRGKLQNLIEHNVSPEFIFETLVKELKKNLDEQLQKQIDNLHEKYNPGVALIFLQKNDDCEKHYAPAPNRQEEMGKRLNDPVRKTVQQFMRIEEFIAKFMSWYKGLVVKSKQMQAHAI; this is encoded by the exons ATGCCGAGTCCTTCGATACCACGTTCTAAATCTGCTCCTAGAATTTCAACAActcctctctctccctctcactCAGATGTAACTTCTCGATGGACATCAACGTCCGAAAACTCATCTAGAACATGGCCAAAGAAAGTTGGTAACTTCATTGCAAGAAAGACTGGCTCATCGTCTTCATCAAAGAAATCAATCCTAACTGAAGAGAGCCTCAAGGAATTCAACAGACTAAATGAAATTCTAGAACAGAAAAGGCACTTCAGCAGTAGTCCTTACTACAAGGGGCTGACTTACTCATCCCTTGTTATTAGTAGACAGAGACCTTCACTGCCAAGTCCTGATACAGAGAGCAATGCCGGAAGTTTTATGAGCTCAAGCTCTAAAACCAGCTTTGTATATAAAATGCAAGAATGGGGAAGTTCCTGCTTTACATCCAAGGACAAAGAAGCAAACATTTCTCAGCCCAAATCAAGTTCCTCTAATAGTAAAAACTCCAGAGACACTATCACCCCTATCCGATCTCTATCATCCTCTACATTGTCCAAACAAGGTTCAACACCCGCAACAACAAATACAAGATATAGATGTACCAAAACTGCAAAAGAGCTGGGCTCTGAAAGTGAAAAACTTGGCAGCATTAGCACAAAAATTACCAGCACCACCAGTACTGATGCTGCTATTGCTATATTGAACAAAGGGAAGCCATTGAGGGAGAGAGTATTAGTACCACCATCACCACCACCAACACCGCCTCATCCAGGACCACAAATCATACCACCAGCACCAGCACCAACACAAATTCTACAACCACAACCAACACTTCAACCACCACAGACATCATCCCGACCAACAATAACACCATCTCAAACTTCACCAACTGAAAAGATAGTCCAGGAGAAAGAGACGAACAAGCCAGAGAATGAAAGAAAATTTATGTGGGCTGACAAGTATCGACCATTTGCCCTGAAGGATTTCATATCCAATCATAGTAAAGCACTAGAGCTGCAAGCTACA GTCAAGTCAGAAAATTGTAGTCATTTCATATTTGAAGGACAGCCAGGGGTTGGAAAGAGAACGATGATTTGGGCTTTCCTCCGTGAAGCTTTTGGAGAAGATAGAGTAGAG GGAGAAGCAGTAAGTAGCATCAATGTCAATATAAAGCACTCGTCTATGCATGTTGAAATCAATCTCTCTGAACTAAGAGGGTATGAGAAACACGTTATTGTGGAACTGATCAAAGAGAAAAGTGACAAATCATCAAGTGAGGCTTTGCAGTGCAATCCTGATAATTGTAGAGGTACTGCAAGAATTCTTTTCAACGAAAGTAATTCTACAACATCAAATGCCAGACAGaatgattttcctttctttattcATACTTATGCAGCCATAATTCTCTACGAGGTGGACAAACTTCCAACTGAAGCCCTACTCTATATCAAGTGGCTTTTAGAGCGGTATAAAGGGTGTAATAAGCTCTTCTTTTGCTGTAGCGATGCCTCAAAGATCCATCCATTAACTTCACTTTGCACTCTTGTTCAGCTCCTACCGCCTTCTACTGAAGAA ATTATTAAAGTACTGGAATTCATAGCACAACAGGAGGGAATTACGTTACCACACCAGTTGGCTGCCAAGATTGCAAAATCCTCCAAGAACAACCTAAGACAAGCCATACGCTCATTTGAAGCAACCTGGCAATTCAA TTCTGTtctgaaagaaaatcaagaaatcatGATAGGGTGGGAAGATGACATAGCAAAAATTGCTAGAAATATAATAGACGAGCAAAGCCCAAAACA GCTATACAATATCCGTGGAAAGCTCCAGAACCTTATAGAGCACAATGTATCTCCAGAGTTCATATTTGAA ACTCTAGTGAAAGAACTCAAAAAGAACTTGGATGAGCAATTACAGAAACAGATTGACAATCTACACGAGAAATACAAT cCAGGTGTGGCTTTGATatttttgcagaaaaatgaTGATTGCGAGAAGCATTATGCCCCTGCACCAAATCGACAGGAGGAAATGGGTAAAAGACTCAATGATCCAGTCAGAAAGACTGTGCAGCAATTTATGAGAATAGAAG
- the LOC113732107 gene encoding uncharacterized protein isoform X1, translated as MPSPSIPRSKSAPRISTTPLSPSHSDVTSRWTSTSENSSRTWPKKVGNFIARKTGSSSSSKKSILTEESLKEFNRLNEILEQKRHFSSSPYYKGLTYSSLVISRQRPSLPSPDTESNAGSFMSSSSKTSFVYKMQEWGSSCFTSKDKEANISQPKSSSSNSKNSRDTITPIRSLSSSTLSKQGSTPATTNTRYRCTKTAKELGSESEKLGSISTKITSTTSTDAAIAILNKGKPLRERVLVPPSPPPTPPHPGPQIIPPAPAPTQILQPQPTLQPPQTSSRPTITPSQTSPTEKIVQEKETNKPENERKFMWADKYRPFALKDFISNHSKALELQATVKSENCSHFIFEGQPGVGKRTMIWAFLREAFGEDRVEAREESRKFVLKGEAVSSINVNIKHSSMHVEINLSELRGYEKHVIVELIKEKSDKSSSEALQCNPDNCRGTARILFNESNSTTSNARQNDFPFFIHTYAAIILYEVDKLPTEALLYIKWLLERYKGCNKLFFCCSDASKIHPLTSLCTLVQLLPPSTEEIIKVLEFIAQQEGITLPHQLAAKIAKSSKNNLRQAIRSFEATWQFNSVLKENQEIMIGWEDDIAKIARNIIDEQSPKQLYNIRGKLQNLIEHNVSPEFIFETLVKELKKNLDEQLQKQIDNLHEKYNPGVALIFLQKNDDCEKHYAPAPNRQEEMGKRLNDPVRKTVQQFMRIEEFIAKFMSWYKGLVVKSKQMQAHAI; from the exons ATGCCGAGTCCTTCGATACCACGTTCTAAATCTGCTCCTAGAATTTCAACAActcctctctctccctctcactCAGATGTAACTTCTCGATGGACATCAACGTCCGAAAACTCATCTAGAACATGGCCAAAGAAAGTTGGTAACTTCATTGCAAGAAAGACTGGCTCATCGTCTTCATCAAAGAAATCAATCCTAACTGAAGAGAGCCTCAAGGAATTCAACAGACTAAATGAAATTCTAGAACAGAAAAGGCACTTCAGCAGTAGTCCTTACTACAAGGGGCTGACTTACTCATCCCTTGTTATTAGTAGACAGAGACCTTCACTGCCAAGTCCTGATACAGAGAGCAATGCCGGAAGTTTTATGAGCTCAAGCTCTAAAACCAGCTTTGTATATAAAATGCAAGAATGGGGAAGTTCCTGCTTTACATCCAAGGACAAAGAAGCAAACATTTCTCAGCCCAAATCAAGTTCCTCTAATAGTAAAAACTCCAGAGACACTATCACCCCTATCCGATCTCTATCATCCTCTACATTGTCCAAACAAGGTTCAACACCCGCAACAACAAATACAAGATATAGATGTACCAAAACTGCAAAAGAGCTGGGCTCTGAAAGTGAAAAACTTGGCAGCATTAGCACAAAAATTACCAGCACCACCAGTACTGATGCTGCTATTGCTATATTGAACAAAGGGAAGCCATTGAGGGAGAGAGTATTAGTACCACCATCACCACCACCAACACCGCCTCATCCAGGACCACAAATCATACCACCAGCACCAGCACCAACACAAATTCTACAACCACAACCAACACTTCAACCACCACAGACATCATCCCGACCAACAATAACACCATCTCAAACTTCACCAACTGAAAAGATAGTCCAGGAGAAAGAGACGAACAAGCCAGAGAATGAAAGAAAATTTATGTGGGCTGACAAGTATCGACCATTTGCCCTGAAGGATTTCATATCCAATCATAGTAAAGCACTAGAGCTGCAAGCTACA GTCAAGTCAGAAAATTGTAGTCATTTCATATTTGAAGGACAGCCAGGGGTTGGAAAGAGAACGATGATTTGGGCTTTCCTCCGTGAAGCTTTTGGAGAAGATAGAGTAGAG GCTAGAGAGGAAAGCAGGAAGTTCGTTCTGAAG GGAGAAGCAGTAAGTAGCATCAATGTCAATATAAAGCACTCGTCTATGCATGTTGAAATCAATCTCTCTGAACTAAGAGGGTATGAGAAACACGTTATTGTGGAACTGATCAAAGAGAAAAGTGACAAATCATCAAGTGAGGCTTTGCAGTGCAATCCTGATAATTGTAGAGGTACTGCAAGAATTCTTTTCAACGAAAGTAATTCTACAACATCAAATGCCAGACAGaatgattttcctttctttattcATACTTATGCAGCCATAATTCTCTACGAGGTGGACAAACTTCCAACTGAAGCCCTACTCTATATCAAGTGGCTTTTAGAGCGGTATAAAGGGTGTAATAAGCTCTTCTTTTGCTGTAGCGATGCCTCAAAGATCCATCCATTAACTTCACTTTGCACTCTTGTTCAGCTCCTACCGCCTTCTACTGAAGAA ATTATTAAAGTACTGGAATTCATAGCACAACAGGAGGGAATTACGTTACCACACCAGTTGGCTGCCAAGATTGCAAAATCCTCCAAGAACAACCTAAGACAAGCCATACGCTCATTTGAAGCAACCTGGCAATTCAA TTCTGTtctgaaagaaaatcaagaaatcatGATAGGGTGGGAAGATGACATAGCAAAAATTGCTAGAAATATAATAGACGAGCAAAGCCCAAAACA GCTATACAATATCCGTGGAAAGCTCCAGAACCTTATAGAGCACAATGTATCTCCAGAGTTCATATTTGAA ACTCTAGTGAAAGAACTCAAAAAGAACTTGGATGAGCAATTACAGAAACAGATTGACAATCTACACGAGAAATACAAT cCAGGTGTGGCTTTGATatttttgcagaaaaatgaTGATTGCGAGAAGCATTATGCCCCTGCACCAAATCGACAGGAGGAAATGGGTAAAAGACTCAATGATCCAGTCAGAAAGACTGTGCAGCAATTTATGAGAATAGAAG
- the LOC113732107 gene encoding uncharacterized protein isoform X2: protein MPSPSIPRSKSAPRISTTPLSPSHSDVTSRWTSTSENSSRTWPKKVGNFIARKTGSSSSSKKSILTEESLKEFNRLNEILEQKRHFSSSPYYKGLTYSSLVISRQRPSLPSPDTESNAGSFMSSSSKTSFVYKMQEWGSSCFTSKDKEANISQPKSSSSNSKNSRDTITPIRSLSSSTLSKQGSTPATTNTRYRCTKTAKELGSESEKLGSISTKITSTTSTDAAIAILNKGKPLRERVLVPPSPPPTPPHPGPQIIPPAPAPTQILQPQPTLQPPQTSSRPTITPSQTSPTEKIVQEKETNKPENERKFMWADKYRPFALKDFISNHSKALELQATVKSENCSHFIFEGQPGVGKRTMIWAFLREAFGEDRVEAREESRKFVLKGEAVSSINVNIKHSSMHVEINLSELRGYEKHVIVELIKEKSDKSSSEALQCNPDNCRGTARILFNESNSTTSNARQNDFPFFIHTYAAIILYEVDKLPTEALLYIKWLLERYKGCNKLFFCCSDASKIHPLTSLCTLVQLLPPSTEEIIKVLEFIAQQEGITLPHQLAAKIAKSSKNNLRQAIRSFEATWQFNSVLKENQEIMIGWEDDIAKIARNIIDEQSPKQLYNIRGKLQNLIEHNVSPEFIFETLVKELKKNLDEQLQKQIDNLHEKYNKNDDCEKHYAPAPNRQEEMGKRLNDPVRKTVQQFMRIEEFIAKFMSWYKGLVVKSKQMQAHAI from the exons ATGCCGAGTCCTTCGATACCACGTTCTAAATCTGCTCCTAGAATTTCAACAActcctctctctccctctcactCAGATGTAACTTCTCGATGGACATCAACGTCCGAAAACTCATCTAGAACATGGCCAAAGAAAGTTGGTAACTTCATTGCAAGAAAGACTGGCTCATCGTCTTCATCAAAGAAATCAATCCTAACTGAAGAGAGCCTCAAGGAATTCAACAGACTAAATGAAATTCTAGAACAGAAAAGGCACTTCAGCAGTAGTCCTTACTACAAGGGGCTGACTTACTCATCCCTTGTTATTAGTAGACAGAGACCTTCACTGCCAAGTCCTGATACAGAGAGCAATGCCGGAAGTTTTATGAGCTCAAGCTCTAAAACCAGCTTTGTATATAAAATGCAAGAATGGGGAAGTTCCTGCTTTACATCCAAGGACAAAGAAGCAAACATTTCTCAGCCCAAATCAAGTTCCTCTAATAGTAAAAACTCCAGAGACACTATCACCCCTATCCGATCTCTATCATCCTCTACATTGTCCAAACAAGGTTCAACACCCGCAACAACAAATACAAGATATAGATGTACCAAAACTGCAAAAGAGCTGGGCTCTGAAAGTGAAAAACTTGGCAGCATTAGCACAAAAATTACCAGCACCACCAGTACTGATGCTGCTATTGCTATATTGAACAAAGGGAAGCCATTGAGGGAGAGAGTATTAGTACCACCATCACCACCACCAACACCGCCTCATCCAGGACCACAAATCATACCACCAGCACCAGCACCAACACAAATTCTACAACCACAACCAACACTTCAACCACCACAGACATCATCCCGACCAACAATAACACCATCTCAAACTTCACCAACTGAAAAGATAGTCCAGGAGAAAGAGACGAACAAGCCAGAGAATGAAAGAAAATTTATGTGGGCTGACAAGTATCGACCATTTGCCCTGAAGGATTTCATATCCAATCATAGTAAAGCACTAGAGCTGCAAGCTACA GTCAAGTCAGAAAATTGTAGTCATTTCATATTTGAAGGACAGCCAGGGGTTGGAAAGAGAACGATGATTTGGGCTTTCCTCCGTGAAGCTTTTGGAGAAGATAGAGTAGAG GCTAGAGAGGAAAGCAGGAAGTTCGTTCTGAAG GGAGAAGCAGTAAGTAGCATCAATGTCAATATAAAGCACTCGTCTATGCATGTTGAAATCAATCTCTCTGAACTAAGAGGGTATGAGAAACACGTTATTGTGGAACTGATCAAAGAGAAAAGTGACAAATCATCAAGTGAGGCTTTGCAGTGCAATCCTGATAATTGTAGAGGTACTGCAAGAATTCTTTTCAACGAAAGTAATTCTACAACATCAAATGCCAGACAGaatgattttcctttctttattcATACTTATGCAGCCATAATTCTCTACGAGGTGGACAAACTTCCAACTGAAGCCCTACTCTATATCAAGTGGCTTTTAGAGCGGTATAAAGGGTGTAATAAGCTCTTCTTTTGCTGTAGCGATGCCTCAAAGATCCATCCATTAACTTCACTTTGCACTCTTGTTCAGCTCCTACCGCCTTCTACTGAAGAA ATTATTAAAGTACTGGAATTCATAGCACAACAGGAGGGAATTACGTTACCACACCAGTTGGCTGCCAAGATTGCAAAATCCTCCAAGAACAACCTAAGACAAGCCATACGCTCATTTGAAGCAACCTGGCAATTCAA TTCTGTtctgaaagaaaatcaagaaatcatGATAGGGTGGGAAGATGACATAGCAAAAATTGCTAGAAATATAATAGACGAGCAAAGCCCAAAACA GCTATACAATATCCGTGGAAAGCTCCAGAACCTTATAGAGCACAATGTATCTCCAGAGTTCATATTTGAA ACTCTAGTGAAAGAACTCAAAAAGAACTTGGATGAGCAATTACAGAAACAGATTGACAATCTACACGAGAAATACAAT aaaaatgaTGATTGCGAGAAGCATTATGCCCCTGCACCAAATCGACAGGAGGAAATGGGTAAAAGACTCAATGATCCAGTCAGAAAGACTGTGCAGCAATTTATGAGAATAGAAG
- the LOC113732107 gene encoding uncharacterized protein isoform X4, translated as MPSPSIPRSKSAPRISTTPLSPSHSDVTSRWTSTSENSSRTWPKKVGNFIARKTGSSSSSKKSILTEESLKEFNRLNEILEQKRHFSSSPYYKGLTYSSLVISRQRPSLPSPDTESNAGSFMSSSSKTSFVYKMQEWGSSCFTSKDKEANISQPKSSSSNSKNSRDTITPIRSLSSSTLSKQGSTPATTNTRYRCTKTAKELGSESEKLGSISTKITSTTSTDAAIAILNKGKPLRERVLVPPSPPPTPPHPGPQIIPPAPAPTQILQPQPTLQPPQTSSRPTITPSQTSPTEKIVQEKETNKPENERKFMWADKYRPFALKDFISNHSKALELQATVKSENCSHFIFEGQPGVGKRTMIWAFLREAFGEDRVEAREESRKFVLKGEAVSSINVNIKHSSMHVEINLSELRGYEKHVIVELIKEKSDKSSSEALQCNPDNCRAIILYEVDKLPTEALLYIKWLLERYKGCNKLFFCCSDASKIHPLTSLCTLVQLLPPSTEEIIKVLEFIAQQEGITLPHQLAAKIAKSSKNNLRQAIRSFEATWQFNSVLKENQEIMIGWEDDIAKIARNIIDEQSPKQLYNIRGKLQNLIEHNVSPEFIFETLVKELKKNLDEQLQKQIDNLHEKYNPGVALIFLQKNDDCEKHYAPAPNRQEEMGKRLNDPVRKTVQQFMRIEEFIAKFMSWYKGLVVKSKQMQAHAI; from the exons ATGCCGAGTCCTTCGATACCACGTTCTAAATCTGCTCCTAGAATTTCAACAActcctctctctccctctcactCAGATGTAACTTCTCGATGGACATCAACGTCCGAAAACTCATCTAGAACATGGCCAAAGAAAGTTGGTAACTTCATTGCAAGAAAGACTGGCTCATCGTCTTCATCAAAGAAATCAATCCTAACTGAAGAGAGCCTCAAGGAATTCAACAGACTAAATGAAATTCTAGAACAGAAAAGGCACTTCAGCAGTAGTCCTTACTACAAGGGGCTGACTTACTCATCCCTTGTTATTAGTAGACAGAGACCTTCACTGCCAAGTCCTGATACAGAGAGCAATGCCGGAAGTTTTATGAGCTCAAGCTCTAAAACCAGCTTTGTATATAAAATGCAAGAATGGGGAAGTTCCTGCTTTACATCCAAGGACAAAGAAGCAAACATTTCTCAGCCCAAATCAAGTTCCTCTAATAGTAAAAACTCCAGAGACACTATCACCCCTATCCGATCTCTATCATCCTCTACATTGTCCAAACAAGGTTCAACACCCGCAACAACAAATACAAGATATAGATGTACCAAAACTGCAAAAGAGCTGGGCTCTGAAAGTGAAAAACTTGGCAGCATTAGCACAAAAATTACCAGCACCACCAGTACTGATGCTGCTATTGCTATATTGAACAAAGGGAAGCCATTGAGGGAGAGAGTATTAGTACCACCATCACCACCACCAACACCGCCTCATCCAGGACCACAAATCATACCACCAGCACCAGCACCAACACAAATTCTACAACCACAACCAACACTTCAACCACCACAGACATCATCCCGACCAACAATAACACCATCTCAAACTTCACCAACTGAAAAGATAGTCCAGGAGAAAGAGACGAACAAGCCAGAGAATGAAAGAAAATTTATGTGGGCTGACAAGTATCGACCATTTGCCCTGAAGGATTTCATATCCAATCATAGTAAAGCACTAGAGCTGCAAGCTACA GTCAAGTCAGAAAATTGTAGTCATTTCATATTTGAAGGACAGCCAGGGGTTGGAAAGAGAACGATGATTTGGGCTTTCCTCCGTGAAGCTTTTGGAGAAGATAGAGTAGAG GCTAGAGAGGAAAGCAGGAAGTTCGTTCTGAAG GGAGAAGCAGTAAGTAGCATCAATGTCAATATAAAGCACTCGTCTATGCATGTTGAAATCAATCTCTCTGAACTAAGAGGGTATGAGAAACACGTTATTGTGGAACTGATCAAAGAGAAAAGTGACAAATCATCAAGTGAGGCTTTGCAGTGCAATCCTGATAATTGTAGAG CCATAATTCTCTACGAGGTGGACAAACTTCCAACTGAAGCCCTACTCTATATCAAGTGGCTTTTAGAGCGGTATAAAGGGTGTAATAAGCTCTTCTTTTGCTGTAGCGATGCCTCAAAGATCCATCCATTAACTTCACTTTGCACTCTTGTTCAGCTCCTACCGCCTTCTACTGAAGAA ATTATTAAAGTACTGGAATTCATAGCACAACAGGAGGGAATTACGTTACCACACCAGTTGGCTGCCAAGATTGCAAAATCCTCCAAGAACAACCTAAGACAAGCCATACGCTCATTTGAAGCAACCTGGCAATTCAA TTCTGTtctgaaagaaaatcaagaaatcatGATAGGGTGGGAAGATGACATAGCAAAAATTGCTAGAAATATAATAGACGAGCAAAGCCCAAAACA GCTATACAATATCCGTGGAAAGCTCCAGAACCTTATAGAGCACAATGTATCTCCAGAGTTCATATTTGAA ACTCTAGTGAAAGAACTCAAAAAGAACTTGGATGAGCAATTACAGAAACAGATTGACAATCTACACGAGAAATACAAT cCAGGTGTGGCTTTGATatttttgcagaaaaatgaTGATTGCGAGAAGCATTATGCCCCTGCACCAAATCGACAGGAGGAAATGGGTAAAAGACTCAATGATCCAGTCAGAAAGACTGTGCAGCAATTTATGAGAATAGAAG